A single genomic interval of Anser cygnoides isolate HZ-2024a breed goose chromosome 7, Taihu_goose_T2T_genome, whole genome shotgun sequence harbors:
- the LOC106030828 gene encoding prosaposin isoform X2: MAAPVLGLLALLAAAVANPVVWQKDCAKGPEVWCQSLRTASQCGAVKHCQQNVWNKPTVNSIPCDLCKELVTVVGKVLKDNGTEDEIRSYLEKTCEFLPDQGLASECKEIVDSYLPVIMDMVKEEFDKPEVVCSALSLCQSLQKHLAAMKLQKQLQTNKIPELDFSELASPLMANVPLLLYPQDKPKQKSKGNGDVCQDCIQLVTDVQEAVRTNSSFVKSLVAHAKEECDRLGPGMADICKSYISEYSDLAIQMMMHMAVFSNAGVCFCLQSVVLLDTLKKQPKDICAMVGFCPSVKSVPLQTLVPAQVVHEVKMETVEKASVQEKTFSLCEICETMVKEVTGLLESNKTEEEIVHEMEVICYLFPASVKDQCKDFIEVYGQALIDMLLEATNPEAVCVMLKCCAANKPPQQPVLVKPAGGFCDICKMIVAYADKELEKNATTAEIEALLEKVCHFLPESVSDQCVQFVEQYEPVVVQLLAEMMDPTFVCTKLGVCGSAKQPLLGDDACVWGPGYWCKNMETAAQCNAVDHCKRHVWN, translated from the exons ATGGCGGCGCCGGTTCTGgggctgctggcgctgctggcGGCCG CTGTGGCCAACCCTGTTGTGTGGCAGAAGGACTGTGCAAAGGGTCCAGAGGTCTGGTGTCAGAGCCTTCGGACAGCATCGCAATGTGGAGCAGTGAAACACTGTCAGCAGAATGTCTGGAACAAGCCTACTGTA AACAGCATCCCCTGTGACTTGTGTAAGGAACTTGTAACAGTGGTTGGCAAGGTTTTGAAGGACAATGGCACAGAG GATGAGATCCGCTCTTACTTGGAAAAGACGTGCGAGTTTCTCCCTGATCAAGGCCTGGCCTCTGAGTGCAAAGAAATTGTGGATTCCTACCTACCGGTTATCATGGATATGGTCAAAGAAGAGTTT GATAAACCTGAAGTTGTATGCAGTGCCCTCTCACTGTGCCAGTCCCTTCAGAAGCACCTTGCAGCAATGAAACTTCAGAAACAACTTCAGACCAATAAGATACCAGAGCTGGACTTCTCTGAGCTGGCATCCCCGCTTATGGCTAATGTGCCTCTCCTCCTTTACCCTCAGGACAAGCCCAAGCAGAAGTCTAAG GGAAATGGGGATGTGTGCCAAGACTGCATTCAGCTGGTTACTGATGTTCAGGAAGCTGTCAGGACAAATTCATCTTTTGTAAAGTCTTTAGTTGCTCATGCCAAGGAGGAATGTGACCGTTTGGGACCTGGAATGGCTGATATA TGCAAGAGCTATATCTCTGAATATTCTGACTTGGCTATCCAGATGATGATGCACATG GCTGTGTTCAGTAATGCAGGAGtctgtttctgtttgcaaaGTGTGGTGTTACTGGATACTTTAAAGAAG CAACCAAAGGACATCTGTGCCATGGTTGGATTCTGTCCTTCTGTGAAATCTGTTCCCCTTCAGACTCTGGTGCCAGCTCAGGTGGTTCATGAAGTGAAAATGGAAACTGTGGAG AAAGCCTCGGTTCAAGAGAAGACCTTTTCTTTGTGTGAAATCTGTGAGACTATGGTGAAAGAAGTGACTGGCCTGTTGGAGAGCAACAAGACAGAG GAGGAAATCGTGCATGAAATGGAGGTCATCTGCTACCTGTTCCCAGCAAGTGTCAAAGACCAGTGTAAGGACTTCATAGAAGTCTATGGCCAGGCTTTGATTGACATGCTCTTGGAAGCAACAAATCCTGAAGCTGTGTGTGTGATGCTGAAGTGCTGTGCAGCCAACAAGCCTCCACAGCAGCCAG TTTTGGTGAAACCTGCAGGTGGCTTCTGTGATATCTGCAAGATGATAGTTGCTTATGCAGACAAAGAGCTTGAGAAGAATGCCACAACAGCTGAGATTGAGGCTTTACTGGAAAAAGTCTGTCACTTCCTGCCAGAGTCTGTCAGTGATCAG TGTGTTCAGTTTGTGGAACAGTATGAACCTGTGGTTGTGCAACTCCTGGCAGAGATGATGGATCCCACTTTTGTTTGCACT AAACTAGGAGTCTGTGGATCAGCTAAACAGCCCCTCCTGGGGGATGATGCTTGTGTCTGGGGTCCTGGTTACTGGTGTAAGAACATGGAGACTGCTGCTCAGTGCAAC GCTGTTGATCACTGCAAACGTCATGTATGGAACTAG
- the LOC106030828 gene encoding prosaposin isoform X1, whose protein sequence is MCCHHLTRKICTESIKRRFIFSEAVANPVVWQKDCAKGPEVWCQSLRTASQCGAVKHCQQNVWNKPTVNSIPCDLCKELVTVVGKVLKDNGTEDEIRSYLEKTCEFLPDQGLASECKEIVDSYLPVIMDMVKEEFDKPEVVCSALSLCQSLQKHLAAMKLQKQLQTNKIPELDFSELASPLMANVPLLLYPQDKPKQKSKGNGDVCQDCIQLVTDVQEAVRTNSSFVKSLVAHAKEECDRLGPGMADICKSYISEYSDLAIQMMMHMAVFSNAGVCFCLQSVVLLDTLKKQPKDICAMVGFCPSVKSVPLQTLVPAQVVHEVKMETVEKASVQEKTFSLCEICETMVKEVTGLLESNKTEEEIVHEMEVICYLFPASVKDQCKDFIEVYGQALIDMLLEATNPEAVCVMLKCCAANKPPQQPVLVKPAGGFCDICKMIVAYADKELEKNATTAEIEALLEKVCHFLPESVSDQCVQFVEQYEPVVVQLLAEMMDPTFVCTKLGVCGSAKQPLLGDDACVWGPGYWCKNMETAAQCNAVDHCKRHVWN, encoded by the exons ATGTGCTGTCACCATTTGACAAGAAAGATCTGTACTGAAAGCATCAAACGTAGATTTATCTTCTCAGAAG CTGTGGCCAACCCTGTTGTGTGGCAGAAGGACTGTGCAAAGGGTCCAGAGGTCTGGTGTCAGAGCCTTCGGACAGCATCGCAATGTGGAGCAGTGAAACACTGTCAGCAGAATGTCTGGAACAAGCCTACTGTA AACAGCATCCCCTGTGACTTGTGTAAGGAACTTGTAACAGTGGTTGGCAAGGTTTTGAAGGACAATGGCACAGAG GATGAGATCCGCTCTTACTTGGAAAAGACGTGCGAGTTTCTCCCTGATCAAGGCCTGGCCTCTGAGTGCAAAGAAATTGTGGATTCCTACCTACCGGTTATCATGGATATGGTCAAAGAAGAGTTT GATAAACCTGAAGTTGTATGCAGTGCCCTCTCACTGTGCCAGTCCCTTCAGAAGCACCTTGCAGCAATGAAACTTCAGAAACAACTTCAGACCAATAAGATACCAGAGCTGGACTTCTCTGAGCTGGCATCCCCGCTTATGGCTAATGTGCCTCTCCTCCTTTACCCTCAGGACAAGCCCAAGCAGAAGTCTAAG GGAAATGGGGATGTGTGCCAAGACTGCATTCAGCTGGTTACTGATGTTCAGGAAGCTGTCAGGACAAATTCATCTTTTGTAAAGTCTTTAGTTGCTCATGCCAAGGAGGAATGTGACCGTTTGGGACCTGGAATGGCTGATATA TGCAAGAGCTATATCTCTGAATATTCTGACTTGGCTATCCAGATGATGATGCACATG GCTGTGTTCAGTAATGCAGGAGtctgtttctgtttgcaaaGTGTGGTGTTACTGGATACTTTAAAGAAG CAACCAAAGGACATCTGTGCCATGGTTGGATTCTGTCCTTCTGTGAAATCTGTTCCCCTTCAGACTCTGGTGCCAGCTCAGGTGGTTCATGAAGTGAAAATGGAAACTGTGGAG AAAGCCTCGGTTCAAGAGAAGACCTTTTCTTTGTGTGAAATCTGTGAGACTATGGTGAAAGAAGTGACTGGCCTGTTGGAGAGCAACAAGACAGAG GAGGAAATCGTGCATGAAATGGAGGTCATCTGCTACCTGTTCCCAGCAAGTGTCAAAGACCAGTGTAAGGACTTCATAGAAGTCTATGGCCAGGCTTTGATTGACATGCTCTTGGAAGCAACAAATCCTGAAGCTGTGTGTGTGATGCTGAAGTGCTGTGCAGCCAACAAGCCTCCACAGCAGCCAG TTTTGGTGAAACCTGCAGGTGGCTTCTGTGATATCTGCAAGATGATAGTTGCTTATGCAGACAAAGAGCTTGAGAAGAATGCCACAACAGCTGAGATTGAGGCTTTACTGGAAAAAGTCTGTCACTTCCTGCCAGAGTCTGTCAGTGATCAG TGTGTTCAGTTTGTGGAACAGTATGAACCTGTGGTTGTGCAACTCCTGGCAGAGATGATGGATCCCACTTTTGTTTGCACT AAACTAGGAGTCTGTGGATCAGCTAAACAGCCCCTCCTGGGGGATGATGCTTGTGTCTGGGGTCCTGGTTACTGGTGTAAGAACATGGAGACTGCTGCTCAGTGCAAC GCTGTTGATCACTGCAAACGTCATGTATGGAACTAG
- the LOC106030828 gene encoding prosaposin isoform X3, giving the protein MCCHHLTRKICTESIKRRFIFSEAVANPVVWQKDCAKGPEVWCQSLRTASQCGAVKHCQQNVWNKPTVNSIPCDLCKELVTVVGKVLKDNGTEDEIRSYLEKTCEFLPDQGLASECKEIVDSYLPVIMDMVKEEFDKPEVVCSALSLCQSLQKHLAAMKLQKQLQTNKIPELDFSELASPLMANVPLLLYPQDKPKQKSKGNGDVCQDCIQLVTDVQEAVRTNSSFVKSLVAHAKEECDRLGPGMADICKSYISEYSDLAIQMMMHMQPKDICAMVGFCPSVKSVPLQTLVPAQVVHEVKMETVEKASVQEKTFSLCEICETMVKEVTGLLESNKTEEEIVHEMEVICYLFPASVKDQCKDFIEVYGQALIDMLLEATNPEAVCVMLKCCAANKPPQQPVLVKPAGGFCDICKMIVAYADKELEKNATTAEIEALLEKVCHFLPESVSDQCVQFVEQYEPVVVQLLAEMMDPTFVCTKLGVCGSAKQPLLGDDACVWGPGYWCKNMETAAQCNAVDHCKRHVWN; this is encoded by the exons ATGTGCTGTCACCATTTGACAAGAAAGATCTGTACTGAAAGCATCAAACGTAGATTTATCTTCTCAGAAG CTGTGGCCAACCCTGTTGTGTGGCAGAAGGACTGTGCAAAGGGTCCAGAGGTCTGGTGTCAGAGCCTTCGGACAGCATCGCAATGTGGAGCAGTGAAACACTGTCAGCAGAATGTCTGGAACAAGCCTACTGTA AACAGCATCCCCTGTGACTTGTGTAAGGAACTTGTAACAGTGGTTGGCAAGGTTTTGAAGGACAATGGCACAGAG GATGAGATCCGCTCTTACTTGGAAAAGACGTGCGAGTTTCTCCCTGATCAAGGCCTGGCCTCTGAGTGCAAAGAAATTGTGGATTCCTACCTACCGGTTATCATGGATATGGTCAAAGAAGAGTTT GATAAACCTGAAGTTGTATGCAGTGCCCTCTCACTGTGCCAGTCCCTTCAGAAGCACCTTGCAGCAATGAAACTTCAGAAACAACTTCAGACCAATAAGATACCAGAGCTGGACTTCTCTGAGCTGGCATCCCCGCTTATGGCTAATGTGCCTCTCCTCCTTTACCCTCAGGACAAGCCCAAGCAGAAGTCTAAG GGAAATGGGGATGTGTGCCAAGACTGCATTCAGCTGGTTACTGATGTTCAGGAAGCTGTCAGGACAAATTCATCTTTTGTAAAGTCTTTAGTTGCTCATGCCAAGGAGGAATGTGACCGTTTGGGACCTGGAATGGCTGATATA TGCAAGAGCTATATCTCTGAATATTCTGACTTGGCTATCCAGATGATGATGCACATG CAACCAAAGGACATCTGTGCCATGGTTGGATTCTGTCCTTCTGTGAAATCTGTTCCCCTTCAGACTCTGGTGCCAGCTCAGGTGGTTCATGAAGTGAAAATGGAAACTGTGGAG AAAGCCTCGGTTCAAGAGAAGACCTTTTCTTTGTGTGAAATCTGTGAGACTATGGTGAAAGAAGTGACTGGCCTGTTGGAGAGCAACAAGACAGAG GAGGAAATCGTGCATGAAATGGAGGTCATCTGCTACCTGTTCCCAGCAAGTGTCAAAGACCAGTGTAAGGACTTCATAGAAGTCTATGGCCAGGCTTTGATTGACATGCTCTTGGAAGCAACAAATCCTGAAGCTGTGTGTGTGATGCTGAAGTGCTGTGCAGCCAACAAGCCTCCACAGCAGCCAG TTTTGGTGAAACCTGCAGGTGGCTTCTGTGATATCTGCAAGATGATAGTTGCTTATGCAGACAAAGAGCTTGAGAAGAATGCCACAACAGCTGAGATTGAGGCTTTACTGGAAAAAGTCTGTCACTTCCTGCCAGAGTCTGTCAGTGATCAG TGTGTTCAGTTTGTGGAACAGTATGAACCTGTGGTTGTGCAACTCCTGGCAGAGATGATGGATCCCACTTTTGTTTGCACT AAACTAGGAGTCTGTGGATCAGCTAAACAGCCCCTCCTGGGGGATGATGCTTGTGTCTGGGGTCCTGGTTACTGGTGTAAGAACATGGAGACTGCTGCTCAGTGCAAC GCTGTTGATCACTGCAAACGTCATGTATGGAACTAG